CTCAAAATCATTTGTCGCATACTTGCCGTCTTCAAGACCCTTTTCTGTTGTCAATGTATCTGCAGCTAGCCTGCCTGTCTCAGAAATGTTCTCAGGATCACTAGCAATAACCGATAATTGTTCGATTTCTCGGTTACCAAACATCATCGAGATAACAGAACGAGGCATAAGCATCTCGCCCGTTTCGGTATTTCGGAATTGCTCAGGCAGTGGTGATTCATACACACCCACCACCTTGTAAGGATTATCATTTAAATTGATAATCGCGCCAATGGGGGTTTCAGTTTCCTTAAAGAACTTTTCCCTTGCTATGGTGTCAATAAGGACTACCCGATTCAAACCATCGTTATCCGCCGCGTACAATGCTCTTCCTTCTACTATTTTAATATCCTTAGCAGGAAAAAATTCCGCACCAACACCGGTAATTTGCATTTCACCCTGCTCATCATCATGCGTCATCATCCCCCAGCCTTGATTCGTAGCAACCACGGCCTTAACACCGGGCACTTCAGCGAGCGTTTGAATATCTTCAGAGGTTAATTCAGGTTCCTGCCAAAACATTTCAGTTTCACCTTCAGGCGGGATATACTCATAATAAATTTGAATGGCATTTTTATCTGTACTAAACAATTCATTCGTCATTTGCTTCTTTGTACCTTGGCCAATTGCCACGATAATGATAACGGCTGCGACACCAATAATAATTCCAAGCATTGTTAAGATGGATCTTATTTTATGATTCCAGATAGATGAAAGGGCAATTTTGAAACTCTCCCATATATTCATGATGTCACCCTCCGGTCATCCGTTATCCGGCCATCTTTTATCGT
This genomic stretch from Neobacillus niacini harbors:
- a CDS encoding ABC transporter permease yields the protein MNIWESFKIALSSIWNHKIRSILTMLGIIIGVAAVIIIVAIGQGTKKQMTNELFSTDKNAIQIYYEYIPPEGETEMFWQEPELTSEDIQTLAEVPGVKAVVATNQGWGMMTHDDEQGEMQITGVGAEFFPAKDIKIVEGRALYAADNDGLNRVVLIDTIAREKFFKETETPIGAIINLNDNPYKVVGVYESPLPEQFRNTETGEMLMPRSVISMMFGNREIEQLSVIASDPENISETGRLAADTLTTEKGLEDGKYATNDFEDYERELNTMISLLTLLIGSIAGISLLVGGIGVMNIMLVSVTERTREIGLRKAIGATRRKILLQFLIESITLTSLGGLIGIGLAAVGSILVSKFSPITATVSPLIVLIGVSFSALIGIIFGMLPANKASKLSPIEALRYE